In Xyrauchen texanus isolate HMW12.3.18 chromosome 32, RBS_HiC_50CHRs, whole genome shotgun sequence, the following proteins share a genomic window:
- the LOC127625812 gene encoding red-sensitive opsin — MAEQWGEGLFAARRKGDETTRESLFTYTNSNNTKDPFEGPNYHIAPRWIYNLSTVWMCFVVVASVFTNGLVLVATAKFKKLRHPLNWILVNLAIADITETLLASTISVINQIFGYFILGHPMCVFEGYTVSVCGIAGLWSLTVISWERWVVVCKPFGNVKFDAKWASGGIIFSWVWSAFWCAPPIFGWSRYWPHGLKTSCGPDVFSGNEDPGVQSFMIVLMITCCIIPLAIIILCYIAVWLAIRAVAQQQKDSESTQKAEKEVSRMVVVMILAYCVCWGPYTVFVCFASANPGYAFHPLAAALPAYFAKSATIYNPIIYVFMNRQFRVCIMQLFGKKVDDGSEVSTSKTEVSSVAPA, encoded by the exons ATGGCAGAACAATGGGGAGAAGGGCTGTTCGCTGCAAGGCGAAAAGGGGACGAAACGACACGGGAATCACTCTTCACATACACCAACTCCAATAACACCAAGG ATCCCTTTGAAGGACCCAACTACCACATTGCCCCTCGATGGATCTACAATCTCTCAACAGTGTGGATGTGCTTTGTGGTCGTCGCCTCAGTCTTCACCAATGGCCTGGTGCTGGTGGCCACAGCCAAATTCAAGAAGCTCCGCCACCCTCTCAACTGGATCTTGGTCAACCTCGCTATTGCCGATATTACAGAGACTCTTTTGGCCAGCACCATCAGTGTCATCAACCAGATCTTTGGCTACTTTATCCTTGGACACCCAATGTGTGTTTTTGAGGGCTACACTGTCTCTGTATGTG GTATTGCTGGTCTGTGGTCTTTGACTGTCATCTCATGGGAGAGATGGGTGGTCGTCTGCAAACCTTTTGGAAATGTCAAGTTCGATGCTAAATGGGCAAGCGGTGGCATCATCTTCTCCTGGGTTTGGTCTGCTTTTTGGTGTGCACCTCCCATCTTTGGCTGGAGCAG GTATTGGCCTCACGGTCTGAAGACCTCCTGTGGCCCTGATGTGTTCAGTGGAAATGAGGACCCTGGTGTCCAATCTTTCATGATTGTGCTGATGATCACCTGCTGCATCATCCCTCTGGCCATTATAATTCTCTGCTACATTGCTGTGTGGCTGGCAATCCGTGCT GTTGCCCAGCAGCAGAAAGATTCTGAGTCTACACAGAAGGCTGAGAAGGAAGTGTCCAGAATGGTGGTTGTCATGATCCTGGCCTACTGTGTTTGTTGGGGTCCTTACACAGTTTTTGTCTGCTTCGCATCGGCAAACCCAGGCTATGCCTTCCACCCACTGGCAGCAGCTCTTCCTGCCTATTTCGCCAAGAGCGCCACCATCTACAACCCCATCATCTATGTCTTCATGAACCGACAG TTCCGTGTATGCATCATGCAGCTCTTTGGAAAGAAGGTGGATGATGGTTCTGAGGTGTCCACATCCAAGACAGAAGTCTCTTCTGTGGCACCAGCATAA
- the LOC127625814 gene encoding blue-sensitive opsin-like isoform X1, with protein MSTLRVHSTPKEFQEDFYIPIPLDTNNVTALSPYLVPQDHLGHHGVFMAMAVFMFFLFIAGTAINVLTIVCTIQFKKLRSHLNYILVNLAVSNLFVSFFGSSVAFYCFWEKYFILGPLGCKIEGFTSTIGGMVSLWSLAVVAFERWLVICKPLGNFTFKTTHAIIGCILPWFIALSAAIPPLFGWSRYIPEGLQCSCGPDWYTTGNKYNNESYVMFLFCFCFAVPFSTIVFCYGQLLITLKSAARAQADSASTQKAEKEVTKMVVVMVFGFLLCWGPYASFALWMIWHRGETFDLRLATIPSCLCKASTVYNPVIYVMMNKQFRSCMMKMVCGKNIEEDESSASSQVTQVSSVAPEK; from the exons ATGTCCACTTTAAGGGTGCATTCCACTCCTAAGg AGTTTCAAGAGGACTTCTACATCCCCATCCCTTTAGACACCAACAACGTCACAGCGCTAAGCCCTTACCTGGTCCCTCAGGACCACTTGGGACACCATGGCGTATTTATGGCCATGGCTGTCTTTATGTTCTTCCTTTTCATTGCAGGAACTGCAATCAACGTCCTTACCATTGTCTGCACAATTCAATTCAAGAAACTCAGGTCTCATCTTAACTATATTCTTGTGAACCTTGCAGTTTCCAACCTGTTTGTCTCATTTTTCGGCTCCTCGGTAGCATTCTACTGCTTCTGGGAGAAGTACTTTATCCTCGGGCCACTGGGATGTAAAATCGAGGGCTTTACTTCAACAATTGGAG GAATGGTGAGTTTGTGGTCTCTCGCTGTGGTGGCATTTGAAAGATGGCTGGTCATTTGCAAACCCCTTGGAAACTTTACATTTAAGACCACTCATGCCATCATTGGCTGTATCCTTCCGTGGTTTATTGCATTGTCAGCCGCAATTCCTCCACTGTTCGGCTGGAGCCG GTACATACCTGAAGGTTTGCAGTGCTCTTGTGGTCCTGACTGGTACACGACTGGGAACAAGTACAACAATGAGTCATACGTCATGTTCTTGTTCTGCTTTTGCTTTGCGGTTCCCTTCAGCACCATTGTGTTCTGTTATGGTCAGCTACTCATCACACTCAAATCA GCGGCCAGAGCTCAAGCAGATTCGGCTTCGACCCAGAAGGCCGAAAAGGAGGTGACAAAGATGGTGGTGGTGATGGTATTTGGCTTCTTATTATGCTGGGGACCATATGCAAGCTTTGCTCTGTGGATGATTTGGCATCGTGGTGAAACATTTGACCTGAGACTGGCAACCATCCCATCCTGCCTTTGCAAAGCCTCTACAGTGTACAACCCTGTTATCTACGTCATGATGAACAAACAG TTCCGCTCTTGTATGATGAAGATGGTCTGTGGCAAGAATATTGAGGAAGATGAGTCCTCTGCTTCATCTCAAGTCACCCAGGTCTCCTCTGTTGCACCAGAGAAATAA
- the LOC127625814 gene encoding blue-sensitive opsin-like isoform X2, with the protein MRKSEPEFQEDFYIPIPLDTNNVTALSPYLVPQDHLGHHGVFMAMAVFMFFLFIAGTAINVLTIVCTIQFKKLRSHLNYILVNLAVSNLFVSFFGSSVAFYCFWEKYFILGPLGCKIEGFTSTIGGMVSLWSLAVVAFERWLVICKPLGNFTFKTTHAIIGCILPWFIALSAAIPPLFGWSRYIPEGLQCSCGPDWYTTGNKYNNESYVMFLFCFCFAVPFSTIVFCYGQLLITLKSAARAQADSASTQKAEKEVTKMVVVMVFGFLLCWGPYASFALWMIWHRGETFDLRLATIPSCLCKASTVYNPVIYVMMNKQFRSCMMKMVCGKNIEEDESSASSQVTQVSSVAPEK; encoded by the exons ATGAGGAAATCAGAGCCAGAGTTTCAAGAGGACTTCTACATCCCCATCCCTTTAGACACCAACAACGTCACAGCGCTAAGCCCTTACCTGGTCCCTCAGGACCACTTGGGACACCATGGCGTATTTATGGCCATGGCTGTCTTTATGTTCTTCCTTTTCATTGCAGGAACTGCAATCAACGTCCTTACCATTGTCTGCACAATTCAATTCAAGAAACTCAGGTCTCATCTTAACTATATTCTTGTGAACCTTGCAGTTTCCAACCTGTTTGTCTCATTTTTCGGCTCCTCGGTAGCATTCTACTGCTTCTGGGAGAAGTACTTTATCCTCGGGCCACTGGGATGTAAAATCGAGGGCTTTACTTCAACAATTGGAG GAATGGTGAGTTTGTGGTCTCTCGCTGTGGTGGCATTTGAAAGATGGCTGGTCATTTGCAAACCCCTTGGAAACTTTACATTTAAGACCACTCATGCCATCATTGGCTGTATCCTTCCGTGGTTTATTGCATTGTCAGCCGCAATTCCTCCACTGTTCGGCTGGAGCCG GTACATACCTGAAGGTTTGCAGTGCTCTTGTGGTCCTGACTGGTACACGACTGGGAACAAGTACAACAATGAGTCATACGTCATGTTCTTGTTCTGCTTTTGCTTTGCGGTTCCCTTCAGCACCATTGTGTTCTGTTATGGTCAGCTACTCATCACACTCAAATCA GCGGCCAGAGCTCAAGCAGATTCGGCTTCGACCCAGAAGGCCGAAAAGGAGGTGACAAAGATGGTGGTGGTGATGGTATTTGGCTTCTTATTATGCTGGGGACCATATGCAAGCTTTGCTCTGTGGATGATTTGGCATCGTGGTGAAACATTTGACCTGAGACTGGCAACCATCCCATCCTGCCTTTGCAAAGCCTCTACAGTGTACAACCCTGTTATCTACGTCATGATGAACAAACAG TTCCGCTCTTGTATGATGAAGATGGTCTGTGGCAAGAATATTGAGGAAGATGAGTCCTCTGCTTCATCTCAAGTCACCCAGGTCTCCTCTGTTGCACCAGAGAAATAA